The nucleotide window AAACACAGCCATCTGTCGAAGAATACAGAGTTGGTTTGCTTGGGCTGGTGTGGCACAGCGTTGTCCTGGTTCATTCTTCTAAGAGATATATGAGGGAGATTTAGACGCAAGAGTGGACGTTTATATGGCATAGGATGCAAATGGCCAAATATGGGCCTATGAGTAGGAGTTAATGGAATAGACTTGTTCTCACATCATTCCAACTGAGATGCTAAAGATGCCGTGTAGCTTCGCAAGATCAGATGCTGTATTCATGAAGGCGTTTGTATAACGCCACTGCATACGTAGACAATTAACCTTGCTGTGCTATCTCCAGCTTCTACACTATCCCTGGAAGATGGAAGGTGTTAATTCATATCCTTTCGTTAATTTCGGAAAGCTttcagtcttcttcttgtcgttctCACTTCTGGATATTAAAAAATTGGCATTATGTCATCACCGCCGTTCCCGGCACCGAGATGATCCGGCCTAATCGCCGAGTGCGGGCGGCCTGTCCGGGGTTGTGCTAAATTTCGACGGACTTTAGTCGCAAAATCATCCGCCAGCGCCAATACTTCAACCAAGCATTTCTTCGCCTTTTTCATTTTGCTAGTTTAGAATCGAGATTTGtctttctcttattattGCTAGTAGGCGCAACATAATAATGCTTCGTCCGTTTACTCAGTGCCTGCCAACCAGGGCCCGGGCGCCATGCTCCCGGGTCTTGGGGCAGGCTTCCAAGCTTTCGCTGGCGCGGAGATCTATGGCTACCGTTCATGTGAAGGGGATTGAGAAGGTGTTTTGTATAACATATGTATTGGAAACCCTTAGCTAATATGAAACAGGACCCTACAGAACTCGACCGAGTCACAACACTTCCCAATGGCCTACGAGTTGCATCAGAAGCCCTCCCCGGATCGTTCGCTGGTGTAGGTGTCTATATTGAAGGCGGCTCTCGATTCGAAAACGACTCTCTCCGCGGCGTATCTCATATCATGGACCGTCTCGCTTTCAAGTCCACATCGAAGCGCTCCGCAGACGATATGCTTGAACAGGTCGAGGCTCTAGGTGGAAACATTCAATGTGCCTCTTCAAGAGAGAGCATGATGTACCAAGCCGCTACCTTTAACAACGCTGTTCCCCCGACCATCGAACTCCTCGCCGAAACGATTCGCGATCCTCAAATTACGGAGGAGGAGGTAGCAGAGCAGATCGAGACCGCGCGATATGAAATTCGAGAGATTTGGAGCAAGCCCGAACTTATCTTGCCTGAGCTGGTGCACACTGCTGCGTTCAAGGACAACACGCTCGGAAACCCATTGCTGTGCCCGGAGGAGAGATTAGGTGTTATTGACAGAAATACTGTCTTGGCGTACCGAGATCTCTTCTACCGACCTGAGAGAATGGTCGTGGCTTATGCTGGAGTCGAGCACGGAGAGGCTGTCCGATTGACAGAAAAGTTCTTCGGTGATATGAAGAAGGGTAGCGAACAGGTTCAAGAGATCACTGGCTCTGAGACAAGTGAGAGTGAACTATCGGATAGCGAAGccagctcatcctcagcgTCTTCATCACCACAGTCCTCCTCAGGTCTCCTCTCACGATTCTTCAAGCACACTCCCTCCGCCTCTCAAAACCTTCAAAACCTCCCCTCCCAAAACGACATCACAAAGCCCTCTAAATACACCGGGGGCTTCCTCTCACTCCCCGCTCAACCACCTAATCTGAGTGGCCTCCCCACATTCACACATATTCACCTCGCTTTCGAGGGTCTACCCGTGGCTTCTGATGACATATATGCCCTCGCCACGCTTCAGACTCTCCTTGGTGGTGGCGGATCTTTCTCTGCTGGTGGACCCGGTAAGGGCATGTACTCTCGTCTGTACACCAATGTCCTGAACCAGCATGGCTGGGTTGAGTCATGCATGGCATTCAACCACTCCTACACTGATTCCGGTCTCTTCGGTATTTCAGCAAGCTGTCTTCCTGGCCGTACCGCCAACATGCTCGACGTTATGTGCCAAGAGCTCCGTGCTCTGACCCTTACAACAGGTTTCTCACGCCTACAAGAGACCGAGGTTGCTCGTGCGAAGAACCAGTTGCGATCCAGTCTCCTAATGAACTTAGAGAGCCGTAtggttgagcttgaagatctcggcCGTTCCATCCAGGTCCATGGTCGCAAGATCCCTGTCAAGGATATGTGCCGTCGCATTGAGAACCTTACAGTGGATGACCTTCGCCGTGTGGCTAAGATGGTCGTCGGCGGCAAGGTGAAGAACCCTGGTGGCGGAAGCGGTGCCCCTACCGTGGTGCTTCAGGAAGCTCAGGCATATGGCGTGAGCAGCCACTCGATGAGCTGGGATCAGATTCAAGATCGTATCGACAGCTGGAAGCTTGGCAGCACATAGATGCAGCGTATGATTATCCTAAATAGGCGATGCATGAGGTGCGTGTCGTTTGTCACTTACAAGAGATCCTCAAATGATGAACGGGTGTATAATAGAGAGGGTTTGTCATGTCTGTACAGGGCTGAACGGACATCGGGATGGTTGTAGCATTATCCGGAGCATAGAGGTGATGATCTGGAAGATATGTATTATATGAGCCCACGCGATTACTCTACTAGACTCAAAATTCAATGTATACCACTAGACAAATGCAGACGAATCTGATGAATCTATAGAATTCTTGTTCTAGAATTTATTATGAAAAAAATATAGCAGACAACTCCTGACCGTATCGTCTTCCCATTCTGGGTATGCATTCGTGCCATATTCGCAATACGCCATAATTCCCGTTGTTCGCCACCCATCGTTTCTATTAAATAAGATCATGTTTTGCACAAATCTCCAATCAAAGTTTAGACCGGACTGCCTCAAGGCGATACTTGACATCCTTTAGAGCTTTGTTGGTAGGCTTCCAGTCGTCAAATTGCCTGAGCAACTCATCTGCCTCGTTGCTCAACTCGGTTCGCACGAAGTTTTCTTCTAGTAGTCCACGCATGATCCATGGTAAGACGTACGGGTTTTGAGACGTCAGAGGTCCGCCGCGAGGTGAGATTGTGCagggtggtggtgatgggCCAGCAGGTGCTGTCTCAAGTGCGTGAGCGATAGCAAGATCGTACACTGCATCATCGTAATAAAGGCGAGAATGACCAGCGCCGGAGTAAAGAGATCCGGCTAGAGGCACGGAAAGCTCGCGGATCAAGCCATGATCAGAAACGCCGAGATTGCGAAGCTTAAGAGCAAAACCCACCAAGTGGGCAATGAAGTCAGGGGCATGGACACGCCCATCAATGAAGACAGCCCGGTAAATGTAAGGGTGGTTTGCTGGTGAATAAATAGCAGACTATTCATATTAGCTGACCTGGTCTGAAAAAATGCAACGCTCAAGATAAACTTACCTCCATTGGCACGACTTGGTCATCGATGCTACCAATGAATGTGATACGAGTTCCGTAGTCTACTACCCGCTTGAGAGCTTTCTCGAAACGCTTTGAATTGTCACTCTCTGGGTTTCCAAATTCCCATAACTCAGCTGCCGAGCCCATCAACAGGCCAGACTTGTAGTCTGGGAATGGTCCCAAAGCCACCCCAGCCATGGCACAGACACCAACTTTTGCGTTGGTGATAATGCCAAGGTCAATAAGCTTCTCGAGTAACATGATACTCACAGGAACGCCCTGTGAGTGACAAGCAATCAAAATGAAGTCAGCGCTCCGAATGTGGTCAATCCAGTTGAGCATAAGATTCCACAAATTATCGACCCGGTCTCTGATTTTCCCTTCTCCTTCCAAGGCGACCTTTTCGATCTCGCAGTCATCGCATCCATGAGACTCGGTCCATCTCCGGATCGCCTCAGCACCAAGAGCTGCGAAACGAAGAGATGTGCCTGTTGGCTGGCCGATCATGGGACGTAGGTAAGTCGCAGGAAACAGGCCATGGACGCCGATTGCAATGGCCTTTCGAATCTTGGGGGGGTTGTCCACTCGGAAAACATGGTTCGGGGGAGCTTGTTGTGTGCGAAGAAGGAACTGTGTCAGTTGCTTCAAGATGGATGGGTTCTCCTTCATGTGGTAAGTACTGGAGAAAGATGGTAGAAGAAGATTCGTAGAAGTTTTCGATGATGGTTCTGATTCGGCAATGGACGGGCTAGAGGAAGCAGCCTTGACTGCCGCTTTGTCGATATCTTGTGTTGCGGGTGTTGTACTGGTAGGGGTGGAAGTGCCAGATACAGACGGTGATGGAGGGTCCAGATCCATCGACTGTGGTCTACCGCGCTTGTTTTTCTTCATCCACCCTGACTTCACCGTCGCCTGAGCTTCTTTCGGTTTCACATCAGCCTTTACGCGGTCCTTGGTTGGCGATACGTCGCATTCTGCCATAGGTCGAGGATGAGCCTCTGACCCCTCACCCATGATTGCCACTTCTCCTGACTCCGGCATAGGTGTACTATCCTTTGACTTGGGTGATTCCTTAGACCAAAACACCCAAGTTGAACCAGCCTTGGGCGGTGGCTCATGCCCATGTGGAGGCGGTGTTTCCGTCATCGTGACATCCTCAGAGGGTGCATCTGTACTTGGTTGTGGTTGAGTGTCCTGCTTATCCTCTGAAGCCTTGACAGACTCAGCCGCTGGATACCAATAACTGAACCAAGAGGTTGGCTGTGGAGCCTTTATGCTTTTAGGTGATGCGACTTGATCTGTAGATGTCGTTTGAGCGGGTGGAGTAACAGGCCTCGGTTCGTCCACTTCCTTGGTGGCCTCGGCTTCAGCTGTTGCTGTACCATTTACATCAGGCGCTGGAGCAGCCTGCGTCTCTGTAAAAGGTGTTTTCGACCACCATCCAAGCCACCCTGACGATGCTGCTGGACGTTGAGGGTCCGTTTGTGACACGGGTGCTTCAGTACAAGTATCAGGTTGACCTTGATTATCATCGGTCTTCGACTCGGGTGCCTTGGGTGGCGTCGCTTCTGCAATAACTGCATCTTTTAATGACTCTCGAGTCTCCATGACCTTGGAGGACTCCCGGGATGGCTCGGGACCAGACTTTTTCTGAGTCTGCGATTCGGCTTGCGCGCTTTCTTCTGTCATAGTCACATCGGACTTCGTCTCGGAAACCTTTGGCATCGTCTTAATCGTACCGGCCGTACTTCGAATACTAGCGTTATCATCGCCTTTCCTCGCTTCGTATCGACTTAGATCTGATGTTTTATTTAACTTGACGGACCCTCCAAAAATGTTTTCCTTTGCGACCGATGTAGATGCCGAGGCTTTGGAGGGTCGTTGCCAGGAACCGTACCAGCTCTTCGTTTTCCGAACCTAGAAGTATTGTTAGATATGGTGGAATGAACAAGAAAAGGTATCACAGTAGGTAAACGGACGTCTTTGCTCTTGTGCTGCGCTGTGGAGCCTGGATCATCCATGATCTGCTGTGTTGATGGCGCTTTTGCATTGTTGTTATGATCCGCCTCTACTGCAGGTGATGCCTTTGATGCCTGTGATTGTGACGTAGGGGCCTCTGTTGTTGAGTTGCTGACCAGGGTCTGAGAGTCGTTGTTCGCGGCTGATATGGCCGGATTGGGGCGTGCCTTTTTACGTGGCAACATTATGTATCAAATATCGCGTGAGTATGCCATGAATGATTTGAATTATGACAAGTGTGTCTATatgttttgttgttgttttaTCAGAGTGCTAATTTCATAGTTCCGTCATGTGTTGATTCAGATACCCGCGCCTAGACCCAACAGCTACAGTTCTACGCACGGTTTGACCCCCGCCATAAAGGGTAACTGCAGGGAAGTGGACCCGCCTAGACAGTCCCATTATTCGTTATCGATAAGAAAAAGATTTCAGTCCATCCAGCTTCgacagaaaaagaaagagtGTGAGAAAGCACAGTTGGTGATGCGCCAACGTCTTTCACAATGAGCAACCTCAAACGAAAAGACGCCCCCGGCGGCAATCCGCCTGCCAAATCGGCAAAGAATACAAAAGAAGCCAGACCTaccaaaaaagaaaatgtCGGCAAAGATGCGAAGCCCGCTCCCAAGAAGAGTGCTGAGACAGCTGAGAAGGCTCCCGTTGTGTCGCTCTTGAAGGAAGACGAGCCAATGTTCCCGCGAGGTGGTGCCAGCGTCCTCACTCCTctcgagcagaagaagattcagcttgaggccaaggctgatgCCATGCGCGACGAAGAATTCAACACTGGCAACAAGgtccaaaagaagaagaagcggaagaCTGCCCTAAAGGGTGACAAGAAGTCAGACAAAAAGACCGGAGAGGAGGAACAAGCAGTCAGAATTGAGAGTCTGAGCTTCAAGGTAACTTTAAATTATTACGTTCATTTACGTTGCCTACTGACATTGATGTAGAATCTGGTCAAAGGCTCTCTTGTTCTTGCACAGGTCACACGAATCAACAACCTCGATCTCGAAGTCGCATTACCAAACAACCTTACCGGACACATCTCAATCGTCGCCATGTCCCAACAATTGACGGACCGTCTCGAGAACGAGACTGCAGAGAaggacgacgaggaggacgacGAGgcagaggatgatgagggtATCGACCTCAAGTCTATCTTTGCTGTTGGTCAATACTTGAGAGCGTACGTGGCATCTACTGCCGAGGAGTCTACTGCCGGAAAGAGCAAGCGACGCATTGAATTGTCCCTACGGCCCAATGAGGCCAACACGGGCCTGGCGAAGGATGATGTTGTTCCCAACACTACAGTTATGGCGTCTATTGTCAGCGTTGAGGACCGTGGTTTTGTGATGGACACCGGTATTGAGAATCTCGGTGCTTTCCTTGCCAAGAGTGAGGTTGATAAGAACATCGACGAGCAAAGATTGCAGCCAGGCGCTGTTTTCTTGTGCCAGGTCACCAGCAAGGGTGCCAATGGTAAGATCGCGCAGCTCTCACttcagcagaagaagattggcAACCCCAAGAGTGTCCCCGCCGATGCCACTACCATCAATACTTTCCTCCCTGGTACCATGGCGGATGTCCTCATCTCCAATACCGATCGACGAGGTCTCTCTGGAAAGATCATGGGTCATCTCGACGTCACTGCAGATATCATTCAATCTGGGGCTGGTCCTGCTGGTGTGAGCTTGGATACAGCTTACAAGATTGGCTCAAGAGTCAAGGCCCGAGTAATTTGCAACTTCCCTGGTGCCAGAGAGCCCAAGCTGGGAATCTCCCTTCTTCCACATATTACCGCcctcgagaagaagcgaccTACCAAGTCAACCGACTCCAAGAAGAACCCAACACAGGTTCTCCccatctcatctcttgtTGAGACATGCACAGTCCGTCACGTTGAGCCTGATATTGGTCTGTTCGTCGATATTGGCATCCCTGGCTTGAGCGGATTTGTCCATATTTCTCGagtcaaggatggcaaggtGGAAGCACTTTACGAAGCAAGCGGCCCTTATAAGGTTGACTCAGAGCACAAGGGCCGTGTTATTGGCTACAATGAAATGGATGGCCTCTTCCAAATATCTTTTGAGAAGTCTGTGCTTGAGCAGCAATATCTCAGACTGGAAGATGTTCCCATTGGTGCCGTTGTAACATGCAATATTGAGAAGGTCCttattgatgagaagggtgTCAGCGGTCTCGTCGTCAAGGTTGCCGAGGGAATCACTGGCTTCGTCCCCGAACAACACTTTTCCGATGTGAAACTACAACACCCCGAGAAGAAGTTCCGACAGGGT belongs to Fusarium oxysporum Fo47 chromosome V, complete sequence and includes:
- a CDS encoding peptidase M16 inactive domain-containing protein, producing MLRPFTQCLPTRARAPCSRVLGQASKLSLARRSMATVHVKGIEKDPTELDRVTTLPNGLRVASEALPGSFAGVGVYIEGGSRFENDSLRGVSHIMDRLAFKSTSKRSADDMLEQVEALGGNIQCASSRESMMYQAATFNNAVPPTIELLAETIRDPQITEEEVAEQIETARYEIREIWSKPELILPELVHTAAFKDNTLGNPLLCPEERLGVIDRNTVLAYRDLFYRPERMVVAYAGVEHGEAVRLTEKFFGDMKKGSEQVQEITGSETSESELSDSEASSSSASSSPQSSSGLLSRFFKHTPSASQNLQNLPSQNDITKPSKYTGGFLSLPAQPPNLSGLPTFTHIHLAFEGLPVASDDIYALATLQTLLGGGGSFSAGGPGKGMYSRLYTNVLNQHGWVESCMAFNHSYTDSGLFGISASCLPGRTANMLDVMCQELRALTLTTGFSRLQETEVARAKNQLRSSLLMNLESRMVELEDLGRSIQVHGRKIPVKDMCRRIENLTVDDLRRVAKMVVGGKVKNPGGGSGAPTVVLQEAQAYGVSSHSMSWDQIQDRIDSWKLGST